A stretch of Stenotrophomonas indicatrix DNA encodes these proteins:
- a CDS encoding HlyD family secretion protein — translation MSDVLHDEATTPPGKRRLGPILLVVLLVAVALGLWLAWRSPADQIQGMADADTLNVSAKITARVAELKVREGDRVQAGQVLFLLDSPEVAAKEQQAHGALAAAQAVADKAAEGARSEDIRAAEANWKRAEAGATLADATYRRVQNLFNEGVMTRQKRDEAAAQATSSRELARAARAQYDMALTGAREQDKRAAQGQVQQAQGAVAEVNAARVEVEGRAPVAGEINKRMADPGELVPAGYPVFTLVDIDRMWVSMNLRESQMQGLKVGSKLQGSVPALGKDGEFEVYFINPAGDYATWRTTRQSSGYDVRSFEVRVRPVRRIEGFRPGMSVLFAWPQH, via the coding sequence ATGAGTGATGTGTTGCACGACGAAGCAACGACGCCCCCGGGCAAGCGCCGGCTGGGGCCGATTCTGCTGGTGGTGCTGCTGGTGGCGGTGGCGCTGGGCCTGTGGCTGGCCTGGCGCAGCCCCGCCGACCAGATCCAGGGCATGGCCGACGCCGACACCCTCAACGTGTCCGCCAAGATCACCGCGCGCGTGGCCGAACTGAAGGTCCGCGAGGGCGATCGCGTGCAGGCCGGGCAGGTGCTGTTCCTGCTCGACAGCCCCGAAGTGGCAGCCAAGGAACAGCAGGCGCACGGCGCACTGGCTGCGGCGCAGGCGGTGGCCGACAAGGCTGCCGAAGGCGCACGCAGCGAAGACATCCGCGCAGCCGAAGCCAACTGGAAGCGCGCCGAGGCCGGTGCCACGCTTGCCGATGCCACCTACCGGCGCGTGCAGAACCTGTTCAACGAAGGGGTGATGACCCGGCAGAAGCGCGATGAAGCGGCGGCCCAGGCCACCAGCTCGCGCGAACTGGCCCGCGCCGCACGCGCCCAGTACGACATGGCGTTGACCGGCGCGCGCGAACAGGACAAGCGTGCCGCGCAGGGCCAGGTGCAGCAGGCCCAGGGCGCGGTGGCGGAAGTCAACGCCGCGCGCGTTGAAGTGGAAGGCCGCGCGCCGGTGGCCGGCGAGATCAACAAGCGCATGGCCGACCCGGGCGAACTGGTACCAGCCGGCTACCCGGTGTTCACTCTGGTCGACATCGACCGCATGTGGGTGTCGATGAACCTGCGCGAATCGCAGATGCAGGGCCTGAAGGTCGGCAGCAAGCTGCAGGGCAGCGTGCCGGCACTCGGCAAGGACGGTGAGTTCGAGGTCTACTTCATCAATCCCGCAGGCGACTACGCCACCTGGCGCACGACCCGCCAGTCATCGGGCTATGACGTGCGCAGCTTCGAAGTGCGCGTGCGCCCGGTACGCCGCATCGAGGGCTTCCGCCCCGGCATGAGCGTGCTGTTCGCATGGCCGCAGCACTGA
- a CDS encoding LysR family transcriptional regulator ArgP — MDLVHPQLSAFTAVLEEGSFEAAARRLSISPSALSQRIKALEDRLGQVLVVRQAPCRPTAAGEVLLRRVRPMQALQAEALAELLPERGSDATRTPIPLAVNDDSLDTWFVAAIAELHQRHGYLFDLRMDDQDHTLELLRTGSVLGAVTAERRPLKGCNVHSLGAMRYRAIASPAFARRHFSAGMQAEALASAPMIVFNRKDELQWRFLRRLTRARMQPPVHYLPSSTGFVDAAARGLGWCLAPEALVTPAAEAGQIVVLEPRRWLDVPLFWQHAAVRSSTLQHITHALRTAAGNTLR, encoded by the coding sequence GTGGACCTGGTACATCCGCAGTTGAGCGCCTTCACCGCCGTGCTCGAAGAAGGCAGCTTCGAGGCCGCCGCACGCCGCCTGTCGATCAGCCCGTCGGCGTTGTCGCAACGGATCAAGGCGCTTGAGGACCGGCTGGGCCAGGTGCTGGTGGTGCGCCAGGCCCCGTGCCGGCCTACCGCTGCCGGCGAAGTGCTGCTGCGGCGGGTGCGGCCGATGCAGGCACTGCAGGCTGAAGCGCTTGCCGAACTGCTGCCGGAACGCGGCAGCGATGCCACCCGTACGCCGATTCCGCTGGCGGTCAACGACGATTCGCTGGACACCTGGTTCGTCGCCGCCATCGCCGAGCTGCACCAGCGCCACGGCTACCTGTTCGACCTGCGCATGGACGACCAGGACCACACCCTGGAACTGCTGCGCACTGGCAGCGTGCTTGGCGCGGTCACCGCCGAACGCAGGCCGCTGAAGGGCTGCAACGTGCATTCGCTGGGCGCGATGCGCTACCGCGCCATCGCCTCACCGGCATTTGCGCGCCGCCACTTCAGCGCGGGCATGCAGGCCGAAGCATTGGCCTCGGCGCCGATGATCGTGTTCAACCGCAAGGATGAACTGCAATGGCGTTTCCTGCGCAGGCTCACCCGCGCGCGAATGCAACCGCCCGTACACTACCTGCCCTCCTCCACCGGCTTCGTCGATGCTGCCGCGCGTGGGCTTGGCTGGTGCCTGGCACCGGAGGCCCTGGTCACGCCAGCGGCAGAGGCCGGACAGATAGTGGTGCTGGAACCGCGTCGCTGGCTCGACGTACCCTTGTTCTGGCAGCATGCCGCCGTGCGTTCGAGCACGTTGCAACACATCACCCACGCGCTGCGTACCGCCGCGGGCAATACCCTACGTTGA
- a CDS encoding LysE/ArgO family amino acid transporter — protein MWIAAALAGLFSGAGLIIAIGAQNAFVLRQGLQRRYVGMVVLACMGADIALILAGVGGMGALVLQWPLLLQVLRFGGAAFLLCYGLQAGLRAWRGGSALAAADASGGSRRQVLLACLAFTLLNPHVYLDTMVLLGSLSTRYPGDLRWVFAAGACVASVLWFCGLGFGARLLQPVFRNAAAWRLLDAGVAAFMLCLALLLLLRPL, from the coding sequence ATGTGGATTGCTGCGGCATTGGCCGGCCTGTTTTCAGGTGCCGGCCTGATCATCGCCATCGGCGCGCAGAACGCCTTCGTGCTGCGGCAGGGGCTGCAGCGCCGCTACGTGGGCATGGTGGTGCTGGCCTGCATGGGCGCGGACATCGCGCTGATCCTGGCCGGGGTGGGCGGCATGGGGGCGCTGGTGCTGCAGTGGCCGTTGCTGTTGCAGGTGCTGCGCTTCGGCGGGGCCGCTTTCCTGCTGTGCTATGGGCTGCAGGCCGGGCTGCGCGCGTGGCGCGGTGGCAGCGCGCTGGCCGCGGCCGATGCCAGTGGTGGCAGCCGGCGGCAGGTGCTGCTGGCCTGCCTGGCGTTCACCCTGCTCAACCCGCACGTGTACCTGGATACGATGGTGCTGCTGGGCAGCCTGTCCACGCGCTACCCGGGTGACCTGCGTTGGGTGTTCGCAGCGGGCGCCTGCGTGGCCAGCGTGCTCTGGTTCTGCGGGCTGGGGTTCGGCGCTCGGTTGCTGCAGCCGGTGTTCCGCAACGCGGCAGCATGGCGGTTGCTGGATGCTGGCGTGGCGGCCTTCATGCTGTGCCTTGCGCTGCTGTTGCTGCTGCGCCCGCTCTAG
- a CDS encoding ABC transporter permease — protein sequence MAAALNTSRSSFGSSWQRELRRLRSSRADLALVTVLPLLMLVVMAWMFSASVMRDVPIAVVDLDHSSDSRLLLRMLDASPGVRIASQPVDMDEARAQLRRLEVFAVVLVPRDVTRQALRGRQGTVFSYYNATYMTTGQSAARDIGDAVSAWNARLLRERIGLQVGPGKLRAAPIAVQSDILFNPARSYELFLLPLIFPAVLSLVLALAVAGSLGREIRDGTLPAWLGHAPWSAIAGKVLPYVLLFSLYGALGAAYLAWLRGDGIAGSVLLLLLAQPLFYLATAAYALFFVGVTRDMGTALSAVGLSIGTALAFSSATFPVIDAPLFTRVWHLLLPLSAYIKLQTQQQFIGSPLAVSLWPLATLLLMIVVAGGIGGWRLLAFARTPQAAQPAGAGA from the coding sequence ATGGCCGCAGCACTGAACACCAGCCGCAGCAGCTTCGGCAGCTCATGGCAGCGCGAACTGCGCCGGTTGCGCAGCAGCCGTGCGGACCTGGCGCTGGTCACCGTGCTGCCACTGTTGATGCTGGTGGTGATGGCCTGGATGTTCTCCGCATCGGTGATGCGCGATGTGCCGATTGCCGTGGTCGACCTTGACCACAGCAGCGACAGCCGCCTGCTGCTGCGCATGCTCGACGCCAGCCCCGGCGTGCGCATCGCAAGCCAACCGGTCGATATGGATGAGGCGCGCGCGCAGCTGCGTCGGCTGGAGGTGTTCGCGGTGGTGCTGGTGCCGCGCGATGTGACCCGCCAGGCGCTGCGCGGCCGGCAGGGCACGGTGTTTTCCTATTACAACGCCACCTACATGACCACCGGCCAGTCCGCCGCGCGGGATATCGGCGACGCGGTCTCTGCGTGGAACGCGCGGTTGCTGCGCGAACGCATCGGCCTGCAGGTCGGGCCGGGCAAGCTGCGTGCCGCACCCATCGCGGTGCAGTCGGACATCCTGTTCAATCCGGCGCGCAGCTACGAGCTGTTCCTGCTGCCACTGATCTTCCCGGCGGTACTGTCGCTGGTACTGGCGCTGGCCGTGGCCGGCAGCCTCGGCCGTGAGATCCGCGACGGTACCCTGCCCGCCTGGCTGGGCCATGCACCATGGTCGGCCATTGCAGGCAAGGTGCTGCCCTACGTGCTGCTGTTCTCGTTGTACGGCGCGCTGGGCGCGGCCTACCTGGCCTGGCTGCGTGGCGACGGCATCGCTGGCAGCGTGCTTCTGCTGCTGCTCGCACAGCCGCTGTTCTACCTGGCCACCGCGGCCTATGCCCTGTTCTTCGTTGGCGTTACCCGCGACATGGGCACGGCCCTGTCCGCCGTGGGCCTGAGCATCGGCACGGCGCTGGCGTTCTCCAGCGCCACGTTCCCGGTGATCGACGCACCGTTGTTCACCCGCGTCTGGCACCTGCTGCTGCCGCTCAGCGCCTACATCAAGCTGCAGACCCAGCAGCAGTTCATCGGCTCGCCGTTGGCGGTGTCGCTATGGCCGCTGGCCACGCTGCTGCTGATGATCGTGGTGGCTGGCGGCATCGGCGGCTGGCGCCTGCTGGCGTTCGCGCGCACGCCGCAGGCCGCGCAACCGGCCGGGGCAGGCGCATGA
- a CDS encoding TolC family protein — MHRALGAAGLALLASLPLAAAAQTSAPPALEWEQARQRLEQVSDALAAADAGVRNKEDLHEATRLLRLPEITGEVRRLQFQKTLTLPLGSLAPVAEAFGIDSPLSFTERDWRTRPVVTAVLPLYTGGLIPAAQRAAGAASEQASAEREAQRQSLTVQLAQAYFGQRLAEQAVVVRRDVRDGLNRHLSDAEKLEREGFATRAQRLQATVARDKAEREYQKTLNDLATLKAALATLLRSGGDVQPLSPLFVQRAPLEPVATFERTAQARQPQIARLRAIVAQAEQGVRVQQAKLKPTVFLFGQYDFRRRDEMLTDPDWAFGIGLKYTFLSPNSRPAQISAARAQQEQAEAGLREAENQVALGVRKAWNELETARQQFVLLDSSIVQADENLRLQELAFREGQATSLDVIDARLGLGGARVERAQAAYQYDIALAQLLEVSGQMDRFEDHRRRADEVIDHE, encoded by the coding sequence ATGCATCGCGCGCTCGGCGCTGCCGGCCTGGCCTTGCTGGCCAGCCTGCCGCTGGCTGCAGCGGCACAGACCAGCGCGCCTCCTGCACTGGAATGGGAACAGGCGCGGCAGCGTCTGGAACAGGTCTCCGACGCGCTGGCCGCTGCTGATGCCGGCGTGCGCAACAAGGAAGACCTGCACGAGGCCACCCGCCTGCTGCGCCTGCCGGAGATCACCGGCGAAGTGCGGCGGCTGCAGTTCCAGAAGACCCTGACCCTGCCGCTGGGCTCGCTGGCGCCGGTGGCCGAAGCCTTTGGCATCGACTCACCGCTGTCGTTCACCGAGCGCGACTGGCGCACACGGCCGGTGGTCACTGCGGTGCTGCCGCTGTACACCGGCGGCCTGATCCCGGCCGCGCAGCGTGCTGCCGGCGCGGCCAGCGAACAGGCCAGCGCCGAGCGCGAAGCGCAGCGGCAGTCGCTGACCGTGCAACTGGCCCAGGCCTACTTCGGTCAGCGCTTGGCCGAACAGGCAGTGGTCGTGCGCCGCGACGTGCGCGATGGCTTGAACCGCCACCTGTCCGATGCCGAGAAACTGGAACGCGAAGGCTTCGCCACGCGTGCGCAGCGCCTGCAGGCCACCGTCGCCCGCGACAAGGCCGAGCGCGAGTATCAGAAGACGCTCAATGATCTGGCCACGCTGAAGGCTGCGCTGGCCACGCTGTTGCGCAGTGGCGGCGATGTGCAGCCGCTGTCGCCGCTGTTCGTGCAGCGCGCGCCGCTGGAACCGGTCGCCACCTTCGAGCGTACCGCGCAGGCACGGCAGCCGCAGATCGCCCGCCTGCGGGCGATCGTGGCGCAGGCCGAACAGGGCGTGCGCGTGCAGCAGGCCAAGCTGAAGCCAACGGTATTCCTGTTCGGCCAGTACGACTTCCGCCGCCGCGACGAAATGCTGACCGATCCGGACTGGGCGTTCGGCATCGGCCTGAAGTACACCTTCCTGTCGCCGAACTCACGGCCGGCACAGATAAGTGCGGCACGCGCGCAGCAGGAACAGGCTGAGGCCGGCCTGCGCGAGGCCGAGAACCAGGTCGCGCTGGGTGTGCGCAAGGCCTGGAACGAGCTGGAAACCGCACGCCAGCAGTTCGTGCTGCTGGACAGCAGCATCGTCCAGGCCGACGAGAACCTGCGCCTGCAGGAGCTGGCCTTCCGCGAAGGCCAGGCCACCTCGCTGGACGTGATCGACGCACGGCTCGGTCTTGGCGGTGCCCGCGTCGAACGTGCGCAGGCCGCCTACCAATACGATATCGCCTTGGCACAACTGCTCGAGGTGAGTGGACAGATGGACCGCTTCGAAGACCATCGGCGGCGTGCAGACGAGGTAATTGATCATGAGTGA